A window from Capricornis sumatraensis isolate serow.1 chromosome 5, serow.2, whole genome shotgun sequence encodes these proteins:
- the PURB gene encoding transcriptional regulator protein Pur-beta — protein sequence MADGDSGSERGGGGPGGFQPASRGGGEQETQELASKRLDIQNKRFYLDVKQNAKGRFLKIAEVGAGGSKSRLTLSMAVAAEFRDYLGDFIEHYAQLGPSSPEQVAAAAGAEEGGGPRRALKSEFLVRENRKYYLDLKENQRGRFLRIRQTVNRGGGGPGPGGLQSGQTIALPAQGLIEFRDALAKLIDDYGGEDDELAGGPGGGAGGPGGGLYGELPEGTSITVDSKRFFFDVGCNKYGVFLRVSEVKPSYRNAITVPFKAWGKFGGAFCRYADEMKEIQERQRDKLYERRGGDESEGEEVDED from the coding sequence ATGGCGGACGGCGACAGCGGCAGCGAGCGCGGCGGTGGCGGGCCCGGCGGCTTCCAGCCCGCGTCCCGCGGCGGCGGcgagcaggagacgcaggagctGGCCTCGAAGCGGCTGGACATCCAGAACAAACGCTTCTACCTAGATGTGAAGCAGAACGCCAAAGGCCGCTTCCTCAAGATCGCCGAGGTGGGCGCAGGCGGCTCCAAGAGCCGCCTCACGCTGTCCATGGCGGTGGCCGCCGAATTCCGTGACTACCTGGGCGACTTCATCGAGCATTACGCGCAGCTGGGCCCCAGCAGCCCGGAGcaagtggcggcggcggcgggcgccgAGGAGGGCGGTGGGCCGCGGCGCGCGCTCAAGAGCGAGTTCCTGGTGCGCGAGAACCGCAAGTACTACCTGGACCTCAAGGAGAACCAGCGCGGCCGCTTCCTGCGCATCCGTCAGACGGTCAACCGCGGCGGCGGTGGCCCCGGACCCGGCGGCCTGCAGAGCGGCCAGACCATTGCGCTACCCGCGCAGGGCCTCATAGAGTTCCGCGACGCGTTGGCCAAGCTCATCGACGACTACGGCGGCGAGGACGACGAGCTGGCGGGTGGCCCGGGCGGCGGCGCCGGAGGCCCTGGGGGCGGCCTGTACGGGGAGCTCCCGGAAGGCACTTCCATCACGGTGGACTCCAAGCGTTTCTTCTTCGACGTGGGCTGTAACAAGTACGGAGTGTTCCTGCGCGTGAGCGAGGTGAAGCCGTCCTACCGCAACGCCATCACGGTCCCTTTCAAGGCCTGGGGCAAGTTCGGGGGCGCGTTTTGCCGGTATGCGGATGAGATGAAAGAGATCCAGGAGCGGCAGAGGGATAAGCTTTATGAGCGACGCGGCGGGGACGAGtcagagggagaggaggtggatgAGGATTGA